The Abyssisolibacter fermentans genome segment TTTGTTTTCCATTTTCTTAAATTGGTCAATTTGTTTTAATTGCTTTTTAATATATCCTTCATATTTAATTTGAATTTCTACTTGCATTCTTATTTCCCTTTTTAAACTCGGTCTTTCTTTGTCTAAAACTTCTAATAACTCATAACTTACCTCAGGTCTCTTTATTAAATCAAATAAGGATATTGGTTTTTTTAACGCAACAGAACCAATACCTAATAAAATCTTATTAGTTTCTTCGCTTGGATATATTGTTATATCATTTAATCTTTTCATCTCTTCACTTATTTGATTTTTCTTTTCTTCAAACTTTAAAAACCTTTCCTCTGTTACTAAACCAACATCATAACCTTTCTTTGTTAATCTTAAATCAGCATTATCTTGTCTTAATGTTAATCTATATTCTGCTCTTGAAGTCATCATTCTATATGGTTCATTTGTTCCTTTTGTCACTAAATCATCTATTAATACACCTATATATGCTTCCGATCTATCTAATATTAAAGGTTCCCTATTATCTAATTTTCTAACTGCATTTATTCCTGCAACTATACCTTGTGCTGCAGCTTCTTCATACCCAGAACTTCCATTAATTTGTCCAGCAAAGAACATATTATCAATTACTTTATGCTCCAATGACCTTTTCAATTCTGTAGGGTCTATACAATCATACTCTATTGCATAAGCATCTCTCATAATTTCAACATTTTCCATACCATCTATTGTTCTTATCATTTTTAATTGAACTTCTGCTGGCAATGACGATGAGAATCCTTGAACGTACATTTCTTCTGTTTTCGCACCTTCAGGTTCTATAAATAATTGATGTTTATTTTTATCAGAAAATCTAACTACTTTATCTTCTATAGATGGACAATACCTTGGTCCAGTGCTTTCTATTTTTCCGGTATATAATGGTGACCTATCCATGTTATCCTTAATTACTTTATGAGTATCTAAATTTGTATATGTTAAATAGCATGGAATTTGATCAATTTTAATTTTATCAGTCATAAATGAAAATGGTATAATTTCATTATCACCATCTTGTCTTATCGTTTTTTCAAAATCAATACTCTTTTTATGTACTCTACAAGGTGTACCTGTTTTAAATCTTCTTAACTGTATACCTTTTTCTTCTAAAGAGTTTGATAAATATCTTGCAGGCATCATATCAGCGGGACCTCCTTCATAGTCCAGCTCTCCAATATATATCTTGGATTTTAAATATGTACCTGTTGCTAATATAACTGATTTAGTTTCATATTTAGCTCCTGTCTTAGTTACAACATCTGTTATATTATTGTCTTTAGTTTTTACACTTATTACTTCTGCTTGTTTCAAATCCAAATTTTCCTGATTTTCAATAACTCTTTTCATACTTCTCTGATATTCACCTTTGTCAGCTTGAGCTCTTAAAGAATGTACTGCCGGACCTTTAGAAGTATTTAACATTCTACATTGAATCAAAGTCTTGTCAATGTTTTTGCCCATTTCTCCACCTAATGCATCTATTTCTCTAACTAAATGTCCTTTTCCTGTTCCTCCTATAGAAGGGTTACATGGCATAAAAGCTACTGCATCTAAACTAATTGTAAGTAATAATGTCTTCTTATTCATTCTTGCTGCTGCTAAAGCTGCTTCACATCCAGCATGACCTGCTCCCACTACTACAATATCATATTTTCCAGCATAATATTCTTTAGGATGATACATATAAACACTCCTTCACTATTTACCAATACAAAATTCACTAAAAATTTTATCTATTACATCATCAGTAATTGTTTCTCCACTTATTCTGCCTAAATTTTCCCAACATTGTTTTATATCAACCTCTAAACAATCAATCGGAATATTCATTTTTATAGAATTCATAGCATCTTCTATATTCAAAAGCGCTTCTTTTAAAAGATTTTTATGTCTCAAATTATTAATAATAATATCGTTATTTGTATATATACGACCTTCAAAAAACATATTAACTAATTCTTTTTCTAGCACATTTATACCTTCACCTTGTACTATTGATGATTCTATTATCTTTTTATCACCTACATTATTTATAACCTTTTGTATATCTAATTCCTCAGGTAAATCTGTTTTGTTTATTAATACAATACAATTTTTATCTTTAATTAAATCTATAATATCATAATCTTCTTTTGTCAATTCTCTTGATTTATCAAATACTGCTATAATTAAATCTGCGCTATTTATTAATTCTTTTGCTTTATCTACACCTATTTTTTCTACTATATCATCAGTATCTCTAATGCCAGCAGTATCAATTATTTTTAAAGGTATACCTTTAATAGTAATATACTCTTCTATCACATCTCTAGTAGTTCCAGGAACATTAGTAACAATCGCTCTATTCTCTTTTAATAATGCATTTAATAATGAAGATTTTCCTACATTTGGCTTTCCTAATATTATAGTTTTTATACCTTCTCGTAATATTTTGCCTGTTTCAGATGACTGTATTAATTTATTTATTTCAACATATATTTCATGAGCATATTTTTCTAACTCTTTGTATGTTATTTCTTCTATATCATCTTCTGGATAATCTATAGAAACTTCAATATGAGCTAACATTTTTAATGCTTTATCTCTAATTTCCATTATCTTATTAGACAAGCCGCCTTCTAGTTGATTCAAAGACATTTCATAACTCATATTAGTTTTAGCACTAATTAAATCCATAACAGCTTCTGCTTGTGCTAAATCTATTCTTCCGTTTAAAAACGCTCTTTTAGTAAATTCTCCTCTTTCAGCCATTCTAGCACCATTTTCTAATACAATTTCTAAAATCTTTCTAACAGGTACTATACCACCATGACAATTTATCTCAACAATATCTTCTTTTGTATAAGTATATGGGCTTTTCATATACACAGCTAGAACTTCATCTATTTTTTTATTATCCTTAGGATTTATTACATAACCATATGTCAAAAACCTAGGCTTATTTTCACTTATTTTTTTATTATTCTTTCCTATAAATATTTTATCAACTATTTTTAAAGCATTTTTTCCACAAATTCTCACAATACCTATTCCAGCTTCACCTGGAGCTGTTGCTATCGCAACTATCGTATCAGCACTCACTTGTTCACCTTCTTTATTTCGTTTTACTGTTAATTTTAACACGAATGTAAACCTAAAATCAATTAAACCTTTATTAGTATTATACCAAAATTCTTCATAAACAAAACATAAACCCAGCAATTATACTGGGTTTTATTTTTATCACTTATTCTCAATAACTACCTTCCTATATGGCTCTTTTCCCTCGCTATAAGTATTAATATTCATATCATCTTGCAATGCTGAATGTATAATTCTTCTTTCGTATGGATTCATAGGTTCTAATCTAATACTTTTTCTATATCTTTTAGCTTTATCAGCCATTTTTCTAGCAAGTCTTTCTAATGTCTCTTGTCTTTTCTTTCTATAATTTTCAGTATCAACTACTATTCTTAAATAATTATTTCTTTTTTTATTAACTACTAAATTAACTAAATATTGAATTGAATCTAAAGTCTTTCCTCTTTTTCCTATTATAACACCCATATCTTCAGGATTTTCTCCCTTTATTTCAATATTTAAATCATTCTTATCTCTAACTATTTCAACAGTAGCATTTAAATTCATTTTTCTCAATAAATCATTTAAAAATGACCTGGCTTTCTCTACTGGATCGTTACTAACAATAATTTTAACTTTAGCATCTCTATTTCCAATTATCCCTAAGAAACCTTTATTAGGTTCATCTAATACTTCATAAGTTATATCATCTCTTTCAACTTGAAGATCTTTTAAGGCTTCATCTACTGCACTATCTATTGTCTTTGAAATTTTTATCAAAGTTCTCATATTTACTCAATTCCCCCTAACTCTTTTTTAGGTAGATTAATTAAATATTGCTGCACTATTTGGAATATATTTCCTACTATCCAATACAATGTTAATCCTGCAGGGAAAGATAATGCAAAGAAAAATATCATTACAGGCATAAAAGTATTCATTGTTTTCTGAGTTGCCATAGCTTTTTCATCAGCTACTGCACCAGTATTGCTCATTAATTTACTTTGCATAAATGTAGTCGCAGCCGCTAATAGAGCAAGAATAGGTATTGCACTACCTATAAATGGTATATCAAATCCTAGATTTAAACCATTTAATACGCCATCTACTACTTGATTTGGTGCAGCTCCTATATCATTAATCCAAAAAAAAGCTTTATTAATTATTGTATTATATGAAGCAACATAAATATCAGGATTTCTCAATGCTGTAAAGAAACCTATTATTATTGGAAATTGTATCAGTAAAGGTAAACAAGATCCAAAAGGATTTACTTTATGTTCCTTATATAGTTCCATAGTTTTAATATTCAATGTTTGAGCATCATTTTTATACTTTTTTTGTAATTCTTTCAACATTGGTTGTATTTTTTGCATTTCCTTCATTGATTTCATTTGTTTTAGTGATAACGGTAATATAATAAACTTGAATATGATTGTAGTTACAATTATTGCTATAGCATACGCAGAACAATATTTAAAATCCAATCCTATTGAGTTGACTACTCCATATATAAAGTTTAAAAGCATACCTAACGGTTTTGCAAATATTTTTGACATTCTATTTAAAACCCCCTTTTCATTTTCGGTTTATTATATTCATTTTAAAGGGTCATATCCTCCATAACTAAATGGATTACACCTAATAATTCTATATATACACTTACCTAAACCAACAAATATACCATATTTGTTTAGGGCTTCTATTCAATATTGAGAACACGTTGGATAATATTTACACGTTCTTGGTTTTAATGGTGAAATATATCGTTGATATATTTTAATAAATATTACCAATATTTTTTTCAATTCAATCACTTTCCAGACTTTTCTATTAATTTTACCTTTTTTAATAGGTAATACATTGACTTTTCAATATCTTTATACTCTGCTTCTTTAGCTCTAACTCTAGCTAAAAATATTAAATCATACCCAGTCTTCATTTTATTACAATTCAATCTGTAGTTTTCTTTTATTAACCTTTTCACTCTATTCCTAATAACACTATTTCCAAGTTTTTTTGTAGTCGAAATTCCAACTCTATTATAAGAATAGCCATTTAGCTTGTAAAAAATAACAAGAAATTTCGTTGAAAAAGAATTTCCACTATCATAAACATTTCTAAATTGCCTACTATTTTTTAAAGTATTTATTTTTGTCATTTTTTACTCCTTAAACTTCTTCATATTGAATAAAAAGGCCACATTTTGCGGCCTTATGCTGACAACTTAACTCTGCCTCTAGCTCTTCTTCTCTTTAAAATATTTCTTCCAGCTTTAGTTTTCATTCTTTTTCTAAAACCATGCTCTACTTTTCTCTGTCTTCTTTTAGGTTGATAAGTTCTTTTCATTATTACACCTCCTTCAGTTTTAGGTATATATATTCAAAAAAAAATTTACTATTTAACCTTTCTCTATTTTAATAATTTTTATCTTTAGCTTATTTAAATTACAATTAAAAAAAGCAGACACTACTATTGATTATAGACTTATAACAAAATTATGTCAAGAAAATAATTTCAATGGCTTTGTTAATAAAATAATTTACATCATGTAAATATTGTGGATATTTATATATGTTGTTGATAATTTTTTTAAATTTTGATATTATTAAATAGGATTGTGGATTATTTATTAACAAATTAATAACTTATTCACAGTTTGTGGATTATATTGTGTATAAGTTGATTTTTTGTTTAATTCTATTACTTAAAAATACATTAACATCCTGATTTTTATCCACACTTCTTTTATAATCATTATGTGGATATTTTTAATTATTATTATTATATATTTTAATACACATTTATATCCACAATTTTATGTTCAGTAATATATTAAGATTATTTATGAATTTTTACAACTATAAATCTTATTATCTGTTTATTTTTTTGTTTATAACTTTTTTTGTGTACAATTTAAATATTCAGTTCATATGATTATTTTTTGATTATATTGTCAATAATTATATATATTTAAGGAGGATTTTTTATGTTATTAGAGGATGTTTGGAGTAAATCCTTGGACTTAATAAAAATGGAACTTACAGAGGTTAGTTTTAATACATGGTTAAAAACTATAGATCCTATAAATATGGAAAATCATAATATTATACTAAGTGTTCCTAATGAATTTACAAAAGGTATTCTCGAAGCAAGGTACATGACTTTAATAAAAAATGCAATAAAACAAATTACTAATAAAAATTATAACATTCAATTTACTACTCCAGGGGAAGATTTATCAGTTAATACAACATTAACAGAAATGAAAAAAAGTTTTAAAGAGCAAAACCCAAATTTATATTCTGATAATCAACTCAATCCTAAATATACTTTTGATAAATTTGTTATTGGTAACAGTAATAGATTTGCTCATGCAGCATCATTAGCTGTAGCAGAAGCTCCTGCAAAGGCATATAATCCTTTATTTATATACGGAGGTGTTGGATTAGGTAAAACTCACTTAATGCATGCAATAGGACATTATATAATTAATCAGAATCCAAATACTAAAGTAGTATATGTTTCATCTGAAAAATTTACAAACGAGCTTATAAATTCAATTAGAGATGATAAAAATGTTCAATTTAGAAATAAGTATAGAAATGTAGATATTTTACTTATAGATGATATTCAGTTTATTGCTGGTAAGGAAAGAACTCAAGAAGAATTCTTTCATACATTTAATGCATTACATGGTGCTAATAAACAAATTATACTTTCAAGTGATCGTCCCCCAAAAGAAATTCCAACACTTGAGGATAGACTTAGATCTAGATTTGAAGGTGGTTTAATAGTAGATATCCAACCCGCTGATTTAGAAACTAGAATAGCTATACTAAGAAAAAAAGCAACCTTAGAAAATTTACAAGTACCTAATGATGTACTAACTTATATTGCAACGAAAATAGAATCTAATATCAGAGAATTAGAAGGTGCTTTAATTAGAGTAGTAGCTTACTCTTCTTTAACTAATAAAGAAGTATCTATTGAATTAGCAAGTGAAGCACTAAAAGACATTATATCAAATAAACCTAAACGAATAACTGTAAGCACTATTAAAGAAGCTGTTTCTAAATATTATAATATAAAAATTGAAGATTTTAATTCTAAAAAAAGAGCTAGATCAATTTCTTACCCTAGACAAATTGCAATGTATATTTGTAGAGAATTAACAGATTTGTCATTACCAAAAATAGGTGATGAATTTGGAGGAAGAGATCATACTACTGTTATTCATGCGTATGATAAGATTTCTAAAGAAATAGAAAATAAACCAGAATTTAAAATGCAAATAACAAATATAGTTAATGAATTAAAGGGAAAATAATCAACAGTTAATATTAATTAACTTGTTAATAACATGTTTATTATTTTTATTATAAAATTACATATTAATATTGTGGATAAAATATGCTAACTAACTAACACTTTATTAACACTTATAAACCATCTAGAATCATATGCTTAAACACTTATCCACAAATTAACATGCCTTACTACTAATACTACTATATTTATTATTATTATTATATATATTTATATAAAGGAGGTTATCCACAATTGAATTTTAAAATTTCTCAAAAACTATTATATAAAAATATAAATATTGTACAAAAAGGAGTTTCTAATAGATCTACATTACCAATATTAACAGGAATATTAGTTGAAGCTTATGATGGAAAACTTAAACTAACAGGAACAGATTTAGAACTAGGTATAGTAACTACATTAGAATGTGAAGTAATAAAAGAAGGATCTTTTGTTATAGATTCTAAATTATTTGGAGAAATTATTAGAAAATTACCTGATTTACCTATTGAAATTTATGTTGACAATGACAACTATGCCCATATAAATTGTGATAATTCAAATTTTAAAATCAAGGTTCAACCAGCTATAGAATATCCAAAATTACCTATGATAGATGATTCTAAATGTTTAAGCATCTCAAAAGATATTCTAAAATCAATGATACGTAAAACAGTTTTTGCAACATCAACAGATGATTTTAGACCTGTATTAACTGGTGAATTATTTGAATTATATGATAATGAAATAGCTTTAGTTGCAATTGATCAATATAGAATGGCTTATAAAAAAATACCTATTAACAATGATGGTAATATTAAAATAGTTATACCAGGAAAAACATTAGTAGAAATCAATAAAATATTAGAAAATATAGAGGAAGATATTAAAATTTCTATAGCAAGCAATCATATATTATTTCATCTTGGTAATACAAGTATTACATCAATTTTAATAGAAGGTGAATTTATAAATTATAAAGACATTGTAAGAAATGAGTATAATTCTAAAGTAATAGTTAAGACAAAAGACGTTCAAGAAAGTATAGAAAGAGCTTCATTATTAGCAAAAGAAGGCAATAATAATTTAATAAAATTTGAAATAGTAGATGATAAAATGACTATATCATCTAATTCTGAAATGGGATTTGTTCAAGAAGAAGTTCCTATAACTCTAGATGGTGATGATTTAACAATAGCTTTCAATTCAAAATATATCTTAGATGGTTTGAAAGTTATTGAAAGTGAGAAAATAGTTATGAATTTTATAAATAACGTAAATCCATGTATTATAAAACCGATTTCTGATGAAAATTATATATATTTAGTTTTACCAGTAAGAATTCCAACAGAATTATAACAAGGCGCAAGATGTCCGTCACCTCTATAGGTGGCGGGTACCGATTAGATAACAGGTAGTGTGTATATTTCTCGCCCCATTGAAACGGTGAGTTACAATTACGTAGCAATTGCTTCCGTTGTTATAACAAGATATACTTTTTAATTTGACTTTAATTTGAGACATCGTTTGGTGTCTTAATTTTAGTTAAATTATGCTTAAAAAAATTAATATGAGGAATATATAATATTATTTCTTGGGAAATATTTATATTATTCTATAGATTTTTATTTGAAAAAATTATTGATTTTAAAATTAATTTAAGAAGGAGTAATTCATTGATGAAAGAAATTATAACTATAAAAACAGAATTTATTAAGTTAGATCAATTATTAAAATATGCTGCAGTTGTTCAAACTGGTGGTCATGCAAAAGAAATAATTAATGAGGGTTTAGTTTTAGTTAATGAAGAACAAACATTTGCTAGAGGTAAAAAAATTCGTAGTGGTGATATAGTAAAAATAAATCTAGATGAAGAAATTGAGCTAATTGTTAAATAATAATATTTATTAGTAACTCATTTAATTTAAGCGTAAAGAATGTTATAATTTAAATAGATAATATGTTCTATTCTTAATATTATAATAATTTCAGATTATTTAATAGATTAGTGTGATATATTTTATTAAATATTGTAAAGGCTATATAATTATATTATATGTTTTAACAAAGTATTTCTTTTAAATATTATAGAAAACTTTGTTTCTTGATGTTTTTAAGGAGTGCTGTAGGTGGAAGTAACAAATATTAAATTAATTAACTTTAGAAATTATGAAGAATTAAAGGTAGAATTAAATTCAAAACTAAACATTTTTATTGGAGATAATGCTCAAGGAAAAACTAATTTACTAGAGGCAATTTATGTAAATTCTTGTGGCAGATCTTTTAGAACAAACAAGGACAAGAACTTAATAAATATAAATAAAGAGCAAGCATATATAGGAGTTAATGTCAAAAGAAAATATTCTAATAAAAAAATAGAAATTAAATTAGAGCAAAATAAATTAAAGAGAATAAAGATAAATAATTATGAAATAGATAAAGTATCACAATTGTATAGTTGTTTAAATACTGTTATATTTTCACCAGAGGATTTAAAACTTATTAAAGAAGGTCCTCAAGAGAGAAGAAAT includes the following:
- the dnaN gene encoding DNA polymerase III subunit beta, coding for MNFKISQKLLYKNINIVQKGVSNRSTLPILTGILVEAYDGKLKLTGTDLELGIVTTLECEVIKEGSFVIDSKLFGEIIRKLPDLPIEIYVDNDNYAHINCDNSNFKIKVQPAIEYPKLPMIDDSKCLSISKDILKSMIRKTVFATSTDDFRPVLTGELFELYDNEIALVAIDQYRMAYKKIPINNDGNIKIVIPGKTLVEINKILENIEEDIKISIASNHILFHLGNTSITSILIEGEFINYKDIVRNEYNSKVIVKTKDVQESIERASLLAKEGNNNLIKFEIVDDKMTISSNSEMGFVQEEVPITLDGDDLTIAFNSKYILDGLKVIESEKIVMNFINNVNPCIIKPISDENYIYLVLPVRIPTEL
- a CDS encoding YidC/Oxa1 family membrane protein insertase encodes the protein MSKIFAKPLGMLLNFIYGVVNSIGLDFKYCSAYAIAIIVTTIIFKFIILPLSLKQMKSMKEMQKIQPMLKELQKKYKNDAQTLNIKTMELYKEHKVNPFGSCLPLLIQFPIIIGFFTALRNPDIYVASYNTIINKAFFWINDIGAAPNQVVDGVLNGLNLGFDIPFIGSAIPILALLAAATTFMQSKLMSNTGAVADEKAMATQKTMNTFMPVMIFFFALSFPAGLTLYWIVGNIFQIVQQYLINLPKKELGGIE
- the rnpA gene encoding ribonuclease P protein component; amino-acid sequence: MTKINTLKNSRQFRNVYDSGNSFSTKFLVIFYKLNGYSYNRVGISTTKKLGNSVIRNRVKRLIKENYRLNCNKMKTGYDLIFLARVRAKEAEYKDIEKSMYYLLKKVKLIEKSGK
- the jag gene encoding RNA-binding cell elongation regulator Jag/EloR, producing MRTLIKISKTIDSAVDEALKDLQVERDDITYEVLDEPNKGFLGIIGNRDAKVKIIVSNDPVEKARSFLNDLLRKMNLNATVEIVRDKNDLNIEIKGENPEDMGVIIGKRGKTLDSIQYLVNLVVNKKRNNYLRIVVDTENYRKKRQETLERLARKMADKAKRYRKSIRLEPMNPYERRIIHSALQDDMNINTYSEGKEPYRKVVIENK
- the mnmG gene encoding tRNA uridine-5-carboxymethylaminomethyl(34) synthesis enzyme MnmG, whose translation is MYHPKEYYAGKYDIVVVGAGHAGCEAALAAARMNKKTLLLTISLDAVAFMPCNPSIGGTGKGHLVREIDALGGEMGKNIDKTLIQCRMLNTSKGPAVHSLRAQADKGEYQRSMKRVIENQENLDLKQAEVISVKTKDNNITDVVTKTGAKYETKSVILATGTYLKSKIYIGELDYEGGPADMMPARYLSNSLEEKGIQLRRFKTGTPCRVHKKSIDFEKTIRQDGDNEIIPFSFMTDKIKIDQIPCYLTYTNLDTHKVIKDNMDRSPLYTGKIESTGPRYCPSIEDKVVRFSDKNKHQLFIEPEGAKTEEMYVQGFSSSLPAEVQLKMIRTIDGMENVEIMRDAYAIEYDCIDPTELKRSLEHKVIDNMFFAGQINGSSGYEEAAAQGIVAGINAVRKLDNREPLILDRSEAYIGVLIDDLVTKGTNEPYRMMTSRAEYRLTLRQDNADLRLTKKGYDVGLVTEERFLKFEEKKNQISEEMKRLNDITIYPSEETNKILLGIGSVALKKPISLFDLIKRPEVSYELLEVLDKERPSLKREIRMQVEIQIKYEGYIKKQLKQIDQFKKMENKKIPENIDYNNIKGLRIEARQKLNKINPDSIGQASRISGVSPADVNVLLIYLEQQRRLKSGSGNIE
- the dnaA gene encoding chromosomal replication initiator protein DnaA — encoded protein: MLLEDVWSKSLDLIKMELTEVSFNTWLKTIDPINMENHNIILSVPNEFTKGILEARYMTLIKNAIKQITNKNYNIQFTTPGEDLSVNTTLTEMKKSFKEQNPNLYSDNQLNPKYTFDKFVIGNSNRFAHAASLAVAEAPAKAYNPLFIYGGVGLGKTHLMHAIGHYIINQNPNTKVVYVSSEKFTNELINSIRDDKNVQFRNKYRNVDILLIDDIQFIAGKERTQEEFFHTFNALHGANKQIILSSDRPPKEIPTLEDRLRSRFEGGLIVDIQPADLETRIAILRKKATLENLQVPNDVLTYIATKIESNIRELEGALIRVVAYSSLTNKEVSIELASEALKDIISNKPKRITVSTIKEAVSKYYNIKIEDFNSKKRARSISYPRQIAMYICRELTDLSLPKIGDEFGGRDHTTVIHAYDKISKEIENKPEFKMQITNIVNELKGK
- the mnmE gene encoding tRNA uridine-5-carboxymethylaminomethyl(34) synthesis GTPase MnmE gives rise to the protein MLKLTVKRNKEGEQVSADTIVAIATAPGEAGIGIVRICGKNALKIVDKIFIGKNNKKISENKPRFLTYGYVINPKDNKKIDEVLAVYMKSPYTYTKEDIVEINCHGGIVPVRKILEIVLENGARMAERGEFTKRAFLNGRIDLAQAEAVMDLISAKTNMSYEMSLNQLEGGLSNKIMEIRDKALKMLAHIEVSIDYPEDDIEEITYKELEKYAHEIYVEINKLIQSSETGKILREGIKTIILGKPNVGKSSLLNALLKENRAIVTNVPGTTRDVIEEYITIKGIPLKIIDTAGIRDTDDIVEKIGVDKAKELINSADLIIAVFDKSRELTKEDYDIIDLIKDKNCIVLINKTDLPEELDIQKVINNVGDKKIIESSIVQGEGINVLEKELVNMFFEGRIYTNNDIIINNLRHKNLLKEALLNIEDAMNSIKMNIPIDCLEVDIKQCWENLGRISGETITDDVIDKIFSEFCIGK
- the rpmH gene encoding 50S ribosomal protein L34, translated to MKRTYQPKRRQRKVEHGFRKRMKTKAGRNILKRRRARGRVKLSA
- a CDS encoding RNA-binding S4 domain-containing protein, encoding MKEIITIKTEFIKLDQLLKYAAVVQTGGHAKEIINEGLVLVNEEQTFARGKKIRSGDIVKINLDEEIELIVK